A part of Gambusia affinis linkage group LG19, SWU_Gaff_1.0, whole genome shotgun sequence genomic DNA contains:
- the nptx1l gene encoding neuronal pentraxin 1 like, which yields MWATRSGFSWRLLLFSCVFLESLSQDFVGQTQFICTSVPKDVDICAATLQNSVPGEDLKTTVMQLRETVLQQKETIINQKETIRELTSKLARCESQSGGVEPGDARPGGRRKEAGTKNTMGDVSRGPAETLTQLSQTLQSLKQRLENLEQFSRSNNSVQTNSLKDLLQSKIDDLEKQVLSRVNSIEEGKPGLRNETEQRGRVESTLTSLHQRITDLEKGQRENRPLDKFQLTFPLRTNYMYAKVKKSLPEMYALTVCMWLKSNASPGVGTPFSYAVPGQANELVLIEWGNNPMEILINDKVAKLPFLINDGKWHHICITWTTRDGVWEAYQDGVKRGGGENLAPYHPIKPQGLLILGQEQDTYGGGFDATQAFVGDLANFHIWDRKLSEGEIYNLATCSSKAQVGNVFAWMETNLDIYGGASKWTFEACRHLN from the exons GTGTTTCTGGAGAGTTTATCCCAGGACTTTGTCGGACAGACGCAGTTCATATGCACGTCCGTGCCCAAGGATGTGGACATATGCGCGGCCACGCTACAGAACAGCGTACCTGGGGAGGACTTGAAGACCACCGTAATGCAGCTGCGGGAGACCGTGCTGCAGCAGAAGGAGACGATCATCAACCAGAAGGAGACCATACGGGAGCTGACCTCAAAGTTGGCCCGCTGCGAGAGTCAGAGCGGCGGCGTGGAGCCTGGGGACGCGCGGCCCGGGGGCAGGAGGAAAGAAGCAGGGACCAAAAACACGATGGGAGACGTGTCCAGGGGCCCCGCGGAGACTTTGACGCAGCTCTCTCAGACTTTACAGTCGCTGAAGCAGAGATTAGAGAACCTGGAG CAATTCAGCAGGAGCAACAACTCGGTGCAGACCAACAGCCTGAAGGACCTGCTTCAAAGTAAAATCGACGACTTGGAGAAGCAGGTGTTGTCCCGAGTGAACAGCATCGAGGAAGGGAAGCCCGGTCTCAGGAATGAGACCGAGCAGCGTGGGAGAGTGGAGTCCACGCTCACCTCCCTACACCAAAGGATCACGGATTTAGAAAAAG GTCAAAGAGAGAACAGGCCCCTGGATAAGTTCCAGCTCACATTCCCTCTGAGGACCAACTACATGTACGCGAAAGTGAAGAAGAGCTTGCCTGAGATGTACGCCCTGACCGTGTGCATGTGGCTGAAGTCGAATGCGTCTCCTGGAGTGGGGACACCTTTCTCCTATGCAGTGCCGGGTCAGGCCAATGAGCTGGTCCTCATAGAATGGGGGAACAACCCCATGGAGATACTGATAAACGACAAG GTTGCAAAGCTGCCCTTTCTCATCAATGACGGAAAGTGGCACCATATCTGCATAACCTGGACGACTCGGGACGGGGTCTGGGAAGCTTACCAGGACGGCGTCAAAAGAGGAGGCGGAGAGAATCTGGCGCCATATCATCCAATCAAACCCCAGGGATTGCTAATCCTTGGCCAAGAGCAG GACACTTATGGCGGGGGGTTCGATGCCACACAGGCTTTTGTCGGAGACCTGGCGAATTTTCACATATGGGATCGAAAGCTCTCTGAAGGGGAGATTTACAATCTGGCAACCTGCAGCAGCAAAGCTCAAGTGGGCAACGTGTTTGCATGGATGGAGACGAACCTGGACATTTACGGCGGCGCCTCGAAGTGGACATTCGAAGCTTGCCGCCATCTCAACTAA